A window of the Hordeum vulgare subsp. vulgare chromosome 5H, MorexV3_pseudomolecules_assembly, whole genome shotgun sequence genome harbors these coding sequences:
- the LOC123452784 gene encoding thioredoxin H2-2-like encodes MGSFLSSLFTPPPLPGDDPDSAVVAVHSKPAWDQHWEAHRNASKLMVIDFSASWCGPCRFIEPAFKEMASRFADALFVKIDVDELAEVAKTFRVEAMPTFVLVKGGQEVSRVVGAKKDELDRKIKTFISSS; translated from the exons atggGCTCCTTCCTGTCGTCGCTCTTcaccccacccccgctccccggCGACGACCCGGACTCCGCCGTCGTCGCCGTCCACTCCAAGCCCGCCTGGGACCAGCACTGGGAGGCGCACCGGAACGCATCCAAGCTG ATGGTGATCGACTTCTCCGCCTCCTGGTGCGGGCCCTGCCGCTTCATCGAGCCCGCCTTCAAGGAGATGGCCTCCCGCTTCGCCGACGCCCTCTTCGTCAAGATCGACGTCGACGAGCTCGCG GAGGTTGCAAAGACATTCCGCGTAGAGGCGATGCCGACCTTTGTGCTGGTGAAGGGCGGGCAGGAGGTGAGTCGCGTGGTCGGGGCTAAGAAGGATGAGCTTGACAGGAAGATCAAGACGTTCATCTCATCGTCCTGA
- the LOC123452785 gene encoding uncharacterized protein LOC123452785 — MGALAASTSSGDWLVEDDILLKNAVETGASLESLAKGAVCFSRKFTLQEIQDRWTSLLYDPEISAQASARMVEYEAELSTSNPAKLHKLVNSKAKDFSFQKRKIESVKNLYYAMRKRVCNEPCNTNDLGFLIAPCSCMAIGGECVCGGVPKPSHDQHVVQSIEPGMSTVSCYAQAGGSYSGVQQTHPEINGHSFHAQHPGSMINDEDATNNAPYVYSDVQIYDAYAQKVPEPSEVNNVSLRGITDFQDSMQFQQLASSNQCGNEVAESKEMLITDQVGVEHVHFPANNSGEAIWNGVDETDTLTLADGKKIKTANRDPLALQADGGICMPGLDDAAMPEGDYMDFPFFSNSDEFDLLNGEDFLNSPHDTNQEDLDDPDPKGVLGADSVMQNMLHPDESNICYDQVDSGHVHHNVEGVSEMILAPTSPEVCYPGQHVECMLNTEDPEIPCNDDASTHGEFSPLRTTASFARNSEPPFPPTTSSPLKAEHSNASDLVQIKRGDMANAQSPSQPMKVSPSTSAQKESSVALKKGCILGAMPSEGPSTSSALVHGNIDTNDESTCMLALPAIHPSGFGEGPSCSLGQQDLFDNSQSLMLYNPVQVPDHMNYNSHDNQSELQGASALQNCMPSHALSDLGLQDPIASAPASALPEECLDIENDIPNYYDLEALILDQDLIPWDQADSSHPAVSRFDHPENRKSLIRLEQGARSYVNRGIMSRGAFAVIYGLHLKYYIKDPEVILGRETEDVKVDIDLAKEGRANKISRRQAVIKMDKNGSFHIKNIGKCSIFVNSKEVPSCKGINLSSDSLIEIKEMRLIFHSNQDAVRQYIARTAKLQYSYQPGF; from the exons ACTGGTGCTTCTTTGGAGTCCTTGGCGAAAGGAGCTGTATGTTTTTCCCGTAAATTCACCCTTCAAGAAATACAAGATCGTTGGACTTCATTGCTATATGACCCAGAGATCTCAGCACAAGCTTCTGCTCGGATGGTTGAGTATGAGGCTGAACTTTCCACTTCCAACCCTGCCAAGCTACATAAACTTGTCAACTCAAAGGCAAAAGATTTCTCATTTCAGAAGCGGAAAATAGAGAGTGTCAAGAATTTATACTATGCGATGAGAAAGAGAGTATGCAATGAACCCTGTAACACCAACGACCTTGGTTTTCTCATTGCCCCTTGTTCTTGCATGGCGATTGGCGGGGAGTGTGTCTGCGGAGGCGTACCTAAACCTTCACATGATCAGCATGTAGTTCAAAGTATTGAACCAGGGATGAGTACAGTGAGCTGTTATGCGCAAGCAGGTGGAAGCTACAGTGGTGTACAACAGACACATCCTGAAATAAATGGTCATTCTTTCCATGCACAGCATCCTGGGAGCATGATAAACGATGAGGATGCCACCAATAATGCACCATATGTCTATTCAGACGTTCAAATATATGACGCCTACGCACAAAAAGTTCCTGAGCCAAGTGAAGTGAACAATGTCTCTCTTAGAGGTATTACAGATTTTCAGGATTCTATGCAGTTTCAGCAATTGGCATCTAGCAACCAATGCGGCAATGAAGTAGCAGAATCAAAAGAAATGTTGATTACTGATCAAGTTGGAGTTGAACACGTCCATTTCCCTGCTAATAACAGTGGAGAAGCAATCTGGAACGGGGTTGATGAAACAGACACACTCACTCTTGCTGATGGTAAGAAAATAAAGACAGCCAACAGAGACCCTCTAGCATTGCAAGCAGATGGTGGGATTTGCATGCCTGGTTTAGATGATGCAGCAATGCCAGAAGGTGATTACATGGATTTTCCCTTTTTCAGTAACAGTGATGAGTTTGATCTCCTGAACGGCGAAGATTTTCTGAATTCTCCACATGATACGAATCAGGAAGACTTGGATGATCCTGATCCGAAAGGTGTACTGGGTGCGGACTCCGTCATGCAGAATATGTTGCACCCCGATGAGTCCAACATTTGCTATGATCAGGTAGATTCTGGCCATGTACATCATAACGTTGAGGGTGTTTCTGAAATGATCCTGGCCCCTACTTCACCTGAAGTGTGTTATCCGGGCCAGCATGTGGAATGCATGTTAAATACGGAAGATCCTGAAATCCCTTGCAATGACGATGCTAGTACACATGGCGAGTTTTCTCCCCTTCGCACTACTGCTTCTTTTGCGCGGAACTCTGAGCCTCCATTCCCCCCTACAACTAGCTCTCCATTAAAGGCTGAGCATTCCAATGCGAGTGATTTGGTCCAAATAAAGAGAGGAGATATGGCAAATGCCCAATCGCCATCACAACCAATGAAGGTTAGCCCATCCACTTCAGCACAAAAAGAAAGTTCAGTGGCACTTAAAAAAGGTTGCATCCTAGGAGCTATGCCCTCTGAAGGTCCTTCAACTTCCAGTGCACTTGTGCATGGTAATATTGACACGAATGATGAGAGCACATGCATGCTAGCTTTACCTGCTATTCACCCATCTGGATTTGGTGAAGGACCATCGTGCAGTTTAGGACAGCAGGATTTATTTGATAACTCCCAAAGCTTGATGTTGTACAATCCTGTTCAAGTGCCTGATCACATGAATTACAACTCACATGATAATCAATCAGAATTGCAAGGTGCCTCTGCTCTACAGAACTGTATGCCATCACATGCATTGTCAGATTTGGGTCTTCAAGACCCTATTGCGTCCGCGCCGGCATCAGCTCTACCAGAAGAATGCTTGGACATTGAAAATGATATTCCAAACTACTACGATTTAGAAGCCCTG ATACTTGATCAGGATCTAATTCCATGGGACCAGGCTGATTCATCTCACCCTGCAG TTTCCAGATTTGATCATCCAGAGAACAGGAAATCATTGATAAGGTTGGAGCAGGGTGCTCGGTCTTATGTGAACCGAGGTATCATGTCTCGAGGTGCCTTTGCAGTTATCTATGGATTGCACTTGAAGTACTACATAAAGGACCCTGAG GTTATTCTGGGAAGAGAGACAGAAGATGTAAAAGTAGACATAGATTTGGCAAAAGAAGGGCGGGCGAACAAAATATCTCGCCGACAG GCGGTTATCAAGATGGATAAAAATGGGTCTTTCCATATCAAGAACATTGGGAAATGCTCAATCTTTGTTAATAGCAAGGAAGTGCCAAGCTGCAAAGGGATCAACTTAAGTTCTGATTCTTTAATCGAG ATAAAGGAGATGAGGCTGATCTTCCACTCGAATCAGGATGCTGTAAGGCAGTACATTGCCCGCACCGCGAAGCTCCAATACTCGTACCAGCCGGGTTTCTGA